In a single window of the Flavobacterium sp. W4I14 genome:
- a CDS encoding galactosylceramidase (product_source=KO:K01202; cath_funfam=2.60.120.560,3.20.20.80; ko=KO:K01202; pfam=PF02057; superfamily=49899,51445), translated as MLRVPAKATPVNGPIYFITHRFMKAIFNSLPLILLLFFFKSNAQQIMHQDAVQTVKLQGNAGGKRFDGIGVVNGGGATSVLLKDYPEPQRSQILDFLYKPKFGASVSALLVEIPGDGNSTQGSMPSHMHTRNDLDYSRGYTWWILQEAKKRNPDLSLDATAWSAPGWVGNGNFWSQDAADYYVKWLQGLRKVYGLELDAIGCRNEKGSDYNFAKTLRSTLNANGFEKIKLHGFDLWWKDKLDFVKDLSKDEQLRNSIDIISAHTFYEGDTASQQVQEMAQKLDKPIWNTEDHVYKKGFDCLISIVECFNRNFIQSGATKIVNWYDIAGVYPIEPYSEDPAAVLAQSPWSGHYQVREALWGYAHYGQFSKVGWQYLNGGSVKLKGGGTLVTLKSPEKEYSIIIETKNAKAPQQIRFQISEGLSLKQLCVWRSNEKEHFVQQAGIKPTKGTFTLTLAPNSVYSLSTTTGQQKGNFANIPDAKPFPFPYYETFEQYSSPKVWGHLPRYTADIVDAFEITERPDKKGKCLRQVVPEGTNSWGPDWRPYSILGDAQWKDYEVSADVYLNAGDNAGVMGRVNHVGTGYGFIPKGYYLQLEDNGKCSIIITRGKEDKKELTGDAEQQAIIKKQNDESAGGEKVLGEIQLSNINHSQWHNLKLRFEGSVISAFVDEKQVLQVTDSLYTQGMAGLIAGGGKKLSTPFYDNLLIKGKNIPMPKPSLAAPGQLPIYIVK; from the coding sequence ATGTTGCGTGTGCCAGCTAAAGCAACGCCCGTTAACGGCCCTATTTATTTTATCACACACCGATTCATGAAAGCAATTTTTAATTCACTTCCGCTAATTCTTCTTTTATTTTTCTTTAAATCTAATGCACAACAAATCATGCATCAGGATGCTGTCCAGACGGTGAAACTACAGGGCAATGCCGGGGGGAAGCGTTTCGATGGAATTGGTGTGGTAAATGGGGGAGGCGCTACATCGGTACTGCTGAAGGATTATCCCGAACCCCAACGCAGTCAGATTCTCGACTTTCTTTATAAGCCAAAATTTGGTGCTTCCGTAAGCGCACTGCTTGTTGAGATTCCCGGGGATGGTAATTCAACGCAGGGGTCTATGCCGAGCCACATGCACACGCGTAACGATCTTGATTACTCCAGAGGCTATACCTGGTGGATCTTACAGGAAGCCAAAAAGCGCAATCCCGATCTTAGCCTTGATGCTACCGCATGGAGCGCTCCCGGATGGGTTGGGAACGGAAATTTTTGGTCGCAGGATGCAGCCGATTATTACGTTAAATGGCTGCAGGGACTTCGTAAAGTTTATGGCCTTGAATTAGATGCCATTGGCTGCCGCAACGAAAAGGGATCTGACTACAATTTTGCGAAGACACTCCGTTCTACCCTTAATGCCAATGGGTTCGAAAAAATTAAGCTTCATGGGTTTGATCTCTGGTGGAAAGACAAACTAGACTTCGTCAAGGACTTGTCTAAAGATGAGCAGCTTCGTAATTCTATAGATATTATCAGCGCTCATACCTTTTATGAAGGAGATACCGCTTCCCAACAAGTTCAGGAAATGGCTCAGAAACTTGATAAACCTATCTGGAATACCGAGGATCATGTTTATAAGAAAGGCTTCGATTGCCTGATCAGTATTGTGGAGTGTTTCAACCGCAACTTTATTCAAAGCGGTGCTACCAAGATTGTGAATTGGTATGATATCGCAGGTGTTTACCCCATCGAGCCTTATTCTGAAGACCCTGCTGCTGTACTGGCGCAATCTCCGTGGAGCGGGCATTATCAGGTACGCGAGGCTTTGTGGGGCTATGCTCATTACGGGCAATTCTCGAAAGTTGGATGGCAATACCTGAATGGGGGTAGTGTTAAGCTTAAAGGTGGTGGAACTTTAGTAACCTTAAAGTCGCCTGAAAAGGAATACAGCATCATTATCGAAACAAAAAACGCAAAAGCTCCACAACAAATCCGTTTTCAGATCAGCGAGGGGTTGTCTCTAAAACAGCTTTGCGTATGGCGTAGTAACGAGAAAGAGCATTTTGTACAGCAAGCTGGTATAAAACCAACAAAGGGCACATTTACACTTACCTTAGCGCCCAATTCTGTTTACTCTCTTTCCACCACTACAGGGCAACAGAAAGGAAACTTTGCTAATATTCCCGATGCAAAGCCTTTCCCCTTTCCATATTATGAAACATTTGAGCAATATTCCTCACCTAAAGTATGGGGGCATTTACCACGCTACACTGCTGATATTGTCGATGCCTTTGAAATCACAGAACGCCCGGATAAAAAAGGCAAGTGCCTGCGCCAGGTTGTTCCAGAGGGAACCAACTCCTGGGGGCCAGATTGGCGGCCTTACAGTATTTTAGGTGATGCGCAGTGGAAGGACTATGAAGTAAGCGCTGATGTCTATCTAAATGCAGGCGATAATGCAGGGGTTATGGGCAGGGTAAACCACGTCGGTACCGGGTATGGATTTATTCCAAAAGGCTATTACCTACAGCTTGAAGATAATGGCAAATGCAGCATAATTATAACCAGGGGAAAAGAAGATAAAAAGGAACTTACCGGAGATGCTGAACAACAAGCAATTATCAAGAAACAAAACGATGAAAGCGCAGGTGGAGAAAAGGTGCTTGGTGAAATACAACTTTCAAATATCAACCACAGCCAATGGCATAACCTGAAACTCCGATTCGAAGGATCTGTTATTAGCGCCTTCGTTGATGAAAAACAGGTACTACAAGTGACAGATAGTTTGTACACCCAGGGAATGGCAGGACTGATTGCTGGTGGTGGAAAAAAGCTCAGTACACCTTTTTACGATAATTTATTGATCAAGGGCAAAAATATTCCTATGCCAAAACCTTCTCTTGCAGCACCAGGACAACTGCCGATTTATATCGTTAAATAA
- a CDS encoding alpha-galactosidase (product_source=KO:K07407; cath_funfam=2.60.40.1180,3.20.20.70; ko=KO:K07407; pfam=PF05345,PF08305,PF16499,PF17801; smart=SM00776; superfamily=49313,49785,51011,51445; transmembrane_helix_parts=Inside_1_6,TMhelix_7_29,Outside_30_675) gives MNTASKSIFTLVSAIIFNLISISTLSAQTVWLDELDLSPTTQGWGIPKKNRSVDGNIMTIAGKTFERGFGTHAESSLFIQLGGKANSFTAQVGVDDEVKGNYPAVEFIVFGDGAKLWSSGVMHLGDTARPCNVKLSGVKKLELRVTEIGHNNHADWADAKFEAVGVSTFATFYPIPSEPYILTPKPSAKPKINSASVFGVRPGSPVQFRIPATGDRPMTFQVTGLPQGLNLDQKTGLITGKLGKAGTYAVQLKAKNAKGISEKSLRIICGDKIALTPPMGWNSWNCFAGEVSGEKVKRAAEAMVKTGLINYGWDYVNIDGYWQNNRDSKDPDLQGKLRDEAGNIVPNKRFGDMKALTGYVHGLGLKIGIYSSPGPWTCDGGAGSYGYEKQDAETYAKWGFDYLKYDWCSYGGVLNGIPDNDPNKVVSISYNGGYQLSTAVKPYKLMGEYIRQQPRDIVFSLCQYGMSDVWKWGDSVGGNSWRTTNDITDNWSNVKGIALAQDQSAAWAKPGNWNDADMLVVGHVGWGNLHPSLLRPDEQYLHVSLWSLFSSPLLIGCDMEKLDAFTLNLLTNDEVIAVNQDALGKQATCVQTIGDLRIYAKELEDGSRAVGFCNFGLEKVDIAYKDLNKLGISGKQKVRDLWRQKDITTIRADKEALSVKVPAHGVTLYKFTPVK, from the coding sequence ATGAATACAGCAAGTAAAAGCATATTTACACTTGTCTCCGCTATTATCTTCAACTTAATAAGTATAAGTACGCTTTCCGCACAAACTGTTTGGCTAGATGAACTGGATCTCAGCCCAACTACACAGGGCTGGGGCATACCTAAAAAAAACAGGTCGGTTGATGGCAATATCATGACCATCGCAGGCAAAACCTTTGAGCGTGGTTTCGGCACACACGCAGAAAGCTCTCTTTTTATTCAGCTCGGGGGTAAGGCAAATTCGTTTACCGCGCAGGTTGGCGTTGATGATGAGGTGAAAGGCAATTATCCCGCCGTAGAGTTTATTGTATTCGGCGATGGAGCGAAGCTTTGGTCGAGCGGTGTAATGCATTTGGGCGATACTGCCCGGCCATGTAATGTGAAACTTTCGGGTGTGAAAAAACTTGAGCTGCGGGTAACTGAAATAGGGCACAACAACCATGCAGACTGGGCAGATGCAAAATTTGAGGCGGTCGGCGTATCAACTTTTGCTACTTTTTATCCTATCCCAAGTGAGCCCTATATTCTTACCCCTAAGCCATCGGCAAAACCGAAGATCAATAGCGCAAGCGTTTTCGGTGTCCGCCCGGGCTCGCCGGTTCAGTTCAGGATACCTGCCACAGGAGACCGGCCAATGACCTTTCAGGTTACCGGCTTGCCTCAGGGATTAAACCTGGATCAAAAAACAGGGCTCATCACCGGTAAGCTTGGAAAAGCCGGCACTTACGCTGTTCAATTGAAGGCAAAGAATGCGAAAGGCATATCCGAAAAAAGTTTACGCATTATCTGTGGAGATAAAATTGCACTTACCCCGCCAATGGGTTGGAATAGTTGGAATTGTTTCGCTGGAGAAGTTTCTGGTGAGAAAGTTAAGCGCGCTGCGGAAGCAATGGTGAAAACCGGACTTATAAATTACGGATGGGATTATGTAAATATTGACGGGTACTGGCAAAATAACCGCGATTCGAAAGATCCCGACCTGCAAGGTAAGCTGCGGGACGAGGCTGGTAATATAGTTCCTAATAAAAGGTTTGGAGATATGAAAGCCCTGACAGGCTATGTGCATGGTCTTGGTTTGAAGATCGGTATCTATTCCAGTCCCGGTCCCTGGACCTGTGATGGCGGTGCCGGTAGTTATGGCTATGAAAAGCAAGATGCCGAAACTTATGCCAAATGGGGCTTCGATTATCTGAAATACGATTGGTGCAGCTATGGAGGAGTGCTAAATGGAATACCTGATAACGACCCAAACAAAGTAGTCTCCATATCTTATAATGGAGGTTATCAATTGTCAACCGCCGTTAAACCATATAAACTAATGGGAGAGTACATCCGTCAGCAACCCCGCGACATTGTTTTCAGCTTGTGTCAGTACGGAATGTCGGATGTTTGGAAATGGGGCGATTCGGTAGGCGGAAACAGCTGGCGTACAACGAATGATATAACAGACAACTGGTCCAACGTTAAAGGCATTGCATTAGCGCAGGATCAGTCTGCAGCCTGGGCTAAACCCGGTAACTGGAACGATGCGGATATGCTGGTTGTAGGACATGTGGGCTGGGGTAACCTTCATCCAAGCTTGCTTAGACCAGACGAGCAGTATCTTCACGTCAGCCTTTGGAGCCTTTTCTCTTCTCCGCTGCTAATTGGTTGCGATATGGAAAAGCTGGATGCCTTTACCCTGAATTTATTGACAAACGATGAAGTGATTGCTGTTAATCAGGATGCGCTTGGCAAACAAGCTACCTGTGTTCAGACTATCGGCGATCTGCGCATTTATGCAAAAGAATTGGAGGACGGGAGTCGTGCAGTAGGCTTTTGCAATTTCGGTCTGGAGAAAGTGGATATCGCTTACAAGGATCTGAATAAGCTTGGTATTTCAGGAAAGCAAAAGGTGCGTGATCTTTGGCGTCAGAAAGATATTACAACAATCCGTGCAGACAAAGAGGCGCTTTCGGTAAAGGTTCCGGCACATGGAGTGACGCTGTACAAGTTTACACCGGTTAAATAG
- a CDS encoding arabinoxylan arabinofuranohydrolase (product_source=KO:K15921; cath_funfam=2.115.10.20,2.60.120.260; cleavage_site_network=SignalP-noTM; ko=KO:K15921; pfam=PF03422,PF04616; smart=SM00606; superfamily=49785,75005): MTISIKKIVLQLTALFAAASLQAQNPIIQTIYTADPAPMVYKDTVYLYTGHDEDKSTVFVMKNWHCFTSTDMVNWTDRGSPLSVKTFNWAKQDAWAGQCIARNGKFFWYVPMTHETMGMSIGVAVSDSPTGPFKDALGKPLVHSGYGDIDPTVFIDGDGQAYLYWGNPYLKYVKLNPDMISYAGEVVTVPLNKEGFNVRFKDVDKRPSAYEEAPWFYKRKNLYYMHYAAGGVPEHLAYSTSTSPTGPWVYRDTTMQVIGKGGAFTNHPGVIVYKGKSYLFYHNGALPGGGGFTRSVCVDEFQYNQDGSIPRIIPTTEGVKPVEHLNPFIRQEAETIAWEQGIETERSSHAGIYVTEINNGDFIKVRSVDFNNGAKIFQANVSSASGGFIEIHMDSLEGELLGSCEVKNTGGLQSWTTVSTKVKKTKGVHDIYFVFKGSQGDLFNFNWWRFDK; encoded by the coding sequence ATGACAATAAGTATCAAAAAGATAGTTTTACAGTTAACAGCTCTTTTTGCTGCAGCGAGCCTACAGGCTCAAAACCCGATTATACAAACCATTTATACAGCCGATCCGGCGCCGATGGTATATAAAGATACCGTTTACCTGTACACCGGGCATGATGAAGATAAATCGACTGTGTTTGTGATGAAAAACTGGCACTGTTTCACATCTACCGATATGGTGAACTGGACAGATCGCGGATCGCCTCTGTCGGTTAAAACGTTCAACTGGGCGAAACAAGACGCCTGGGCTGGGCAATGCATTGCCAGGAATGGAAAGTTTTTCTGGTACGTACCTATGACTCATGAAACGATGGGAATGTCAATCGGGGTGGCTGTTTCTGATAGTCCTACAGGTCCGTTTAAAGATGCGCTTGGAAAACCACTGGTTCACAGCGGTTACGGAGATATCGACCCCACAGTATTTATTGATGGCGATGGTCAGGCATATCTCTACTGGGGGAACCCTTATCTTAAATACGTAAAGTTGAATCCGGATATGATTTCTTACGCTGGCGAGGTAGTTACGGTGCCGTTGAATAAAGAAGGTTTTAATGTACGATTTAAAGATGTTGATAAAAGACCTTCAGCATATGAGGAAGCTCCATGGTTTTACAAGCGCAAAAACCTGTATTATATGCATTATGCCGCAGGAGGTGTGCCTGAACATTTGGCATATTCAACCAGTACAAGTCCTACCGGACCATGGGTTTACCGGGATACCACTATGCAGGTAATTGGCAAGGGAGGCGCTTTTACCAATCATCCAGGTGTGATCGTTTATAAAGGCAAATCATATTTATTCTATCATAACGGTGCATTACCAGGTGGCGGTGGTTTTACCCGTTCCGTTTGTGTAGATGAGTTTCAGTATAATCAGGATGGGAGCATTCCGCGGATAATTCCAACAACCGAAGGTGTAAAACCTGTTGAACATTTAAATCCATTTATCCGGCAGGAAGCGGAAACTATAGCCTGGGAGCAGGGAATTGAAACCGAACGCAGCAGCCATGCGGGAATTTATGTAACAGAAATTAACAATGGCGATTTTATCAAAGTCCGAAGTGTTGATTTTAATAACGGAGCAAAAATATTTCAGGCAAATGTTTCATCGGCATCAGGCGGTTTTATCGAAATACATATGGATAGCCTCGAAGGAGAACTATTGGGATCCTGTGAGGTTAAAAACACAGGAGGTTTGCAAAGTTGGACAACCGTTTCAACTAAAGTAAAGAAGACAAAGGGTGTTCACGATATCTACTTTGTTTTTAAAGGCAGTCAAGGCGATCTGTTCAATTTCAACTGGTGGAGATTCGATAAATAA